One window of the Paraburkholderia sp. PGU19 genome contains the following:
- the ribH gene encoding 6,7-dimethyl-8-ribityllumazine synthase → MEIGQYQPNLDGDGLRIGIVQSRFNEPVCNGLADACIEELERLGVTGEDVLLVTVPGALEIPLALQKLAESGQFDALIALGAVIRGETYHFELVSNESGSGISRIALDFGTPIANAVLTTENDEQAVARMTEKGRDAARTAVEMANLAVALEQLDGGDDEEDEDEDDEEERA, encoded by the coding sequence ATGGAAATCGGACAATACCAACCGAATCTCGATGGCGACGGTCTGCGCATCGGCATCGTCCAATCGCGCTTTAACGAACCCGTTTGCAACGGCCTCGCGGACGCATGCATCGAAGAACTCGAACGCCTCGGCGTGACGGGCGAAGACGTGCTGCTCGTCACCGTGCCGGGCGCGCTGGAAATCCCGCTCGCACTGCAAAAGCTCGCTGAAAGCGGCCAGTTCGACGCGCTGATCGCGCTCGGCGCAGTCATCCGCGGCGAGACATATCACTTCGAACTCGTGTCGAACGAAAGCGGCTCGGGCATCTCGCGTATTGCGCTCGACTTCGGCACGCCCATCGCAAACGCCGTGCTGACCACCGAAAACGACGAGCAGGCCGTTGCCCGCATGACCGAAAAAGGTCGTGACGCGGCGCGCACCGCTGTCGAAATGGCAAATCTCGCAGTCGCGCTCGAACAGTTGGACGGCGGCGACGACGAGGAAGACGAAGACGAGGACGACGAAGAGGAACGGGCATGA
- a CDS encoding DUF2520 domain-containing protein codes for MSQPSLPRLGFVGAGRIARCLALGFARAGYPVTAIASRSPESARQLASQIESCAAYDDPQRIVESADLLFLTVPDDSIGSTANTLAFPARAAPGKEAWAVVHCSGASPVELLAPARDQGASIGGFHPLYLFSGDLTDVDRIAGCSVTIEADGALKGTLMALAGALRCHPLSIPAGGRLLYHAAAHYAASFALCSLAENVNLWRKLGFDEHDALRALLPMMAGTLETARDRGLANALAGPVSRGDLCVAEKQLSLMEEMGGDHGALFGLMSRRAVALARQRATPPAAVDAIGAAVERSLSRTLKGAAKGASAE; via the coding sequence ATGTCCCAGCCCTCCTTGCCGCGCCTCGGATTCGTCGGCGCGGGCCGGATTGCGCGCTGTCTTGCGCTCGGCTTCGCACGCGCCGGGTATCCCGTCACGGCCATCGCGAGCCGCTCGCCGGAATCGGCACGGCAGCTCGCCAGTCAGATCGAATCCTGCGCCGCGTATGACGACCCCCAGCGGATCGTCGAGTCGGCGGACCTACTCTTTTTAACCGTCCCCGATGACAGTATCGGTTCGACAGCGAACACACTCGCGTTTCCCGCCCGCGCGGCGCCCGGCAAGGAAGCCTGGGCCGTCGTGCATTGCAGCGGTGCGTCGCCCGTCGAACTGCTTGCCCCGGCTCGGGACCAGGGCGCGTCGATCGGTGGTTTTCATCCACTTTACCTGTTCAGCGGCGATTTGACAGATGTCGATCGCATCGCCGGCTGCTCGGTGACGATCGAAGCCGACGGCGCGCTCAAGGGCACGCTGATGGCGCTCGCCGGCGCATTGCGCTGCCATCCGCTGTCGATTCCCGCCGGCGGGCGACTTCTGTACCACGCGGCGGCCCACTATGCGGCGAGTTTTGCCTTATGCAGTCTGGCTGAGAATGTGAATCTATGGCGCAAGCTCGGCTTTGACGAACACGACGCGCTGCGCGCGCTACTCCCGATGATGGCAGGCACGCTCGAAACCGCACGCGACCGGGGGCTCGCCAACGCGCTAGCGGGACCGGTTTCGCGGGGTGACCTTTGCGTGGCGGAAAAGCAACTGTCGCTGATGGAGGAAATGGGCGGCGATCATGGCGCGCTGTTCGGATTGATGTCGCGGCGGGCGGTCGCGCTCGCGCGCCAGCGCGCGACGCCGCCCGCCGCCGTCGACGCCATCGGCGCGGCAGTCGAGCGCTCGCTGAGCCGCACGCTCAAAGGCGCGGCGAAAGGTGCAAGCGCCGAGTAA
- a CDS encoding UbiD family decarboxylase produces the protein MKYKDLRDFASRLESLGELRRISQNVSPILEMTELCDRVLRARGPALLFESKQTHAFPVLGNLFGTPRRVALGMGIDTSAQGAADSDSAALESLRDVGRLLSALKEPEPPKGLKDAGKLLSLAKAVWDMAPKTVSAPPCQEIVWEGSDVDLAKLPVQTCWPGDAGPLITWGLTVTRGPNKTRQNLGIYRQQVIGRNKVIMRWLAHRGGALDFREFALKNPGKPYPVAVVLGADPATILGAVTPVPDTLSEYQFAGLLRGGRTELAKCITPGVDTLQVPARAEIVLEGFIYPQEGAPAPAPEGAPPRPSKGASAAYEHALEGPYGDHTGYYNEQEWFPVFTIERITMRRDAIYHSTYTGKPPDEPAVLGVALNEVFVPLLQKQFTEITDFYLPPEGCSYRMAIVQMKKSYPGHAKRVMFGVWSFLRQFMYTKFIVVVDEDVNIRDWKEVIWAITTRIDPTRDTVLVDRTPIDYLDFASPVAGLGSKMGLDATNKWPGETDREWGQPIVMDDAVKARIDGLWNELGL, from the coding sequence ATGAAATACAAAGACCTGCGCGACTTCGCGAGCCGCCTCGAATCGCTTGGCGAACTGCGCCGTATCTCGCAAAACGTGTCGCCTATCCTGGAAATGACCGAGCTATGCGATCGCGTGCTGCGCGCGCGCGGCCCCGCGCTGCTGTTCGAGTCGAAGCAGACTCATGCGTTCCCGGTGCTCGGCAATCTGTTCGGCACGCCGCGGCGCGTCGCGCTCGGCATGGGCATCGATACTTCCGCGCAAGGCGCCGCGGACAGCGACAGCGCGGCGCTGGAGTCGCTGCGCGACGTCGGGCGGCTGCTGTCCGCGCTGAAGGAGCCGGAGCCGCCCAAGGGCCTCAAGGACGCAGGGAAGCTGCTGTCGCTCGCGAAGGCGGTGTGGGACATGGCGCCGAAGACGGTGAGCGCCCCACCCTGCCAGGAAATCGTCTGGGAAGGCAGCGACGTCGATCTCGCGAAGCTGCCTGTTCAGACCTGCTGGCCCGGCGACGCTGGGCCGCTGATCACCTGGGGGCTGACCGTCACGCGCGGGCCGAACAAGACGCGGCAGAACCTCGGCATCTATCGTCAGCAAGTGATCGGGCGGAACAAGGTCATCATGCGCTGGCTCGCGCATCGCGGCGGCGCGCTCGACTTCCGCGAGTTCGCGCTGAAGAACCCGGGCAAGCCGTATCCCGTTGCCGTGGTGCTCGGCGCCGATCCCGCGACGATCCTCGGCGCAGTGACGCCCGTGCCCGACACGCTGTCCGAATACCAGTTCGCCGGCCTGCTGCGCGGCGGACGCACCGAACTGGCGAAGTGCATCACGCCCGGCGTCGACACGCTGCAGGTGCCCGCGCGCGCGGAGATCGTGCTGGAGGGCTTCATCTACCCGCAGGAAGGCGCGCCGGCGCCGGCGCCCGAAGGCGCACCGCCGCGTCCTTCGAAAGGCGCGAGCGCCGCGTACGAACATGCGCTCGAAGGTCCGTATGGCGATCACACCGGCTACTACAACGAGCAGGAGTGGTTCCCCGTCTTCACGATCGAGCGCATCACGATGCGCCGCGACGCGATCTATCACTCCACCTACACCGGCAAGCCGCCCGACGAACCCGCCGTGCTCGGCGTCGCGCTGAACGAGGTGTTCGTGCCGCTGCTGCAGAAGCAGTTCACCGAGATCACCGACTTCTATCTGCCACCCGAAGGCTGCAGCTACCGGATGGCCATCGTGCAGATGAAGAAGAGCTATCCGGGCCACGCGAAGCGCGTGATGTTCGGCGTGTGGAGCTTCCTGCGTCAGTTCATGTACACGAAGTTCATCGTCGTCGTCGATGAGGACGTGAACATCCGCGACTGGAAGGAAGTGATCTGGGCAATCACGACGCGCATCGACCCGACGCGCGACACTGTGCTGGTCGATCGCACGCCGATCGACTATCTCGATTTCGCGTCGCCCGTCGCGGGTCTTGGTTCGAAGATGGGGCTCGACGCGACCAATAAGTGGCCCGGCGAAACCGACCGCGAATGGGGCCAGCCGATCGTGATGGACGATGCCGTCAAGGCGCGCATCGACGGCTTGTGGAACGAACTCGGCCTGTGA
- a CDS encoding undecaprenyl-diphosphate phosphatase has product MDWILTLKALILGVVEGLTEFLPVSSTGHLIVAGSVLNFDVPQEKTFDVVIQLGAILAVCWEFRQRIVDVVSGLGTRPEARRFTLNVIIATIPAIVLGLLFEKSIKAVLFSPVPVALALVVGGVLILWVESRQRNRPDVHARVHSVDDMSPLDALKVGLAQCCALIPGMSRSGSTIIGGMLFGLDRRVATEFSFFLAIPIIFGATVYELHKGWHELSTDALGLFSIGFLAAFVSAFACVRWLLRYIAAHDFSAFAWYRIGFGLLILLIGYSGGLSWAD; this is encoded by the coding sequence ATGGACTGGATACTCACGTTGAAGGCGCTGATTCTCGGCGTCGTGGAAGGCTTGACCGAATTTTTGCCGGTCTCGAGCACGGGTCACCTGATCGTCGCGGGCAGTGTGCTGAACTTCGATGTGCCGCAGGAAAAGACTTTCGATGTCGTGATCCAGCTCGGCGCGATTCTCGCCGTGTGCTGGGAGTTCCGGCAGCGCATCGTCGACGTCGTGTCGGGGCTCGGGACACGGCCTGAGGCGCGCCGTTTCACGCTGAATGTGATCATCGCGACGATTCCGGCGATCGTGCTGGGCCTGCTGTTCGAAAAATCGATCAAGGCAGTGCTGTTTTCGCCCGTGCCCGTCGCGCTTGCGCTGGTGGTGGGCGGCGTGCTGATTCTCTGGGTCGAGTCGCGGCAGCGCAACCGGCCGGACGTCCATGCACGCGTGCATTCGGTGGACGACATGAGCCCGCTCGACGCCCTCAAGGTCGGCCTCGCGCAATGCTGCGCGCTGATTCCGGGCATGTCGCGCTCGGGTTCGACGATTATCGGCGGCATGCTGTTCGGGCTCGACCGGCGCGTCGCGACTGAATTCTCGTTCTTCCTCGCGATCCCAATCATTTTCGGCGCGACCGTTTACGAGCTGCACAAAGGCTGGCACGAACTGTCGACGGATGCGCTCGGGCTGTTCTCGATCGGCTTTCTCGCGGCGTTCGTCAGCGCGTTTGCGTGCGTGCGCTGGCTGCTGCGCTATATCGCGGCGCACGATTTCAGCGCGTTTGCCTGGTATCGGATCGGCTTCGGTCTGTTGATCCTGCTGATCGGCTATAGCGGCGGGTTGAGCTGGGCGGATTGA
- a CDS encoding EthD family reductase: protein MIKVSILYPYREGGRFDVDYYSGTHMPLAAKLFGAALKGWSVDVGINAGPPGSPPPFVAAGHFLFDTADAFYEVFKPASDTLLADIPNYTDGGNGKILISEVKVAV, encoded by the coding sequence ATGATCAAGGTCAGCATCCTCTATCCATATCGAGAAGGCGGACGTTTCGACGTCGACTATTACAGCGGCACGCACATGCCGCTCGCCGCGAAGCTGTTCGGCGCGGCGCTGAAGGGCTGGTCGGTCGACGTCGGCATCAACGCCGGGCCGCCCGGCTCACCGCCGCCGTTCGTCGCGGCCGGGCATTTCCTGTTCGATACCGCCGACGCGTTTTATGAAGTCTTCAAACCCGCCAGCGACACATTGCTCGCCGACATTCCGAATTACACGGACGGCGGCAACGGCAAGATCCTGATTAGCGAAGTCAAGGTCGCGGTCTAG
- a CDS encoding LysE family transporter, with protein sequence MHSLSMLSDGFFLSLSLCLDIGLVNVAIISLTLSHGFRPGFWLGLGSCFGDLIYAALALAGMAALLQFESVRWVVWIGGAAILLFLTWKMAREALVPASAPPVEGQADASTPHLDPARGFLRGVLLAVSSPSAILWFAAVGGALIAKAGATTVTTAPVFLGGFFLGGLCWTLFICGLASHGRKRAGTGLLRICHVLSALLFAYFSYSVIVNGYHDLIVQTAQAAS encoded by the coding sequence ATGCATAGCTTGTCGATGTTGTCGGACGGTTTTTTTCTGTCATTGTCGTTGTGCCTCGATATCGGTCTCGTCAACGTCGCGATCATCTCGCTGACGTTGTCGCACGGCTTCAGGCCCGGCTTCTGGCTCGGCCTCGGTTCCTGTTTCGGCGATCTCATCTACGCCGCGCTCGCGCTTGCGGGCATGGCTGCGCTGCTGCAGTTCGAATCGGTGCGCTGGGTCGTATGGATCGGCGGCGCGGCGATCCTGCTTTTTCTGACATGGAAGATGGCGCGCGAGGCGCTGGTTCCGGCCTCGGCGCCGCCCGTCGAAGGTCAAGCCGACGCGTCGACGCCGCATCTCGATCCGGCGCGCGGCTTCCTGCGCGGCGTGCTGCTCGCCGTCTCGTCGCCGAGCGCGATCCTGTGGTTCGCAGCCGTCGGCGGCGCGCTGATCGCCAAAGCCGGCGCGACGACGGTGACGACTGCGCCTGTGTTTCTCGGCGGCTTTTTTCTCGGCGGACTGTGCTGGACGCTCTTCATCTGCGGACTGGCGAGCCACGGGCGCAAACGCGCGGGCACGGGCCTGCTGCGCATCTGCCACGTGTTATCCGCGCTGCTGTTCGCTTATTTCTCGTACAGCGTGATCGTCAACGGCTACCACGACCTGATCGTCCAGACGGCGCAAGCGGCAAGCTGA
- the ribBA gene encoding bifunctional 3,4-dihydroxy-2-butanone-4-phosphate synthase/GTP cyclohydrolase II — MTLASTLEIIAELKAGRMVILVDEEDRENEGDLVIAAEFITPEAINFMARYGRGLICLTLTQERCRLLNLPLMTHRNGTQYGTAFTVSIEAAEGVTTGISAADRAHTIATAVAANARTEDIVQPGHVFPIMAQPGGVLVRAGHTEAGCDFTALAGLTPAAVICEIIKDDGTMARLPDLLTFAEEHGLKIGTIADLIHYRSRTESIVERVCERTMQTVHGPFRAVMYLDQPSGQPHMALVRGTPTPERETMVRVHEPLSVLDLLEVGTSTHSWTLDAAMKEIAARDHGVIVLLNCGDSKEHMIDVFKAFDEKSRAEALKRRPVDFKTYGIGAQILRELGVGKMQVLSNPRKLGSMSGYGLEVTGFVPMPGSAAEKPQNC; from the coding sequence ATGACACTCGCCTCCACCCTTGAAATCATCGCCGAGCTCAAAGCGGGCCGGATGGTGATTCTTGTCGACGAAGAAGACCGCGAAAACGAGGGCGACCTCGTCATCGCAGCGGAGTTCATCACGCCCGAAGCGATCAACTTCATGGCGCGCTATGGCCGCGGCCTGATCTGTCTGACGCTCACGCAGGAACGCTGCAGGCTGCTGAACCTGCCGCTGATGACGCACCGCAACGGCACGCAGTACGGCACGGCGTTCACCGTCAGCATCGAGGCGGCTGAAGGCGTCACCACGGGCATTTCGGCGGCGGACCGCGCGCATACCATCGCCACGGCCGTCGCGGCAAACGCGCGCACCGAGGACATCGTTCAGCCGGGCCACGTGTTCCCGATCATGGCGCAGCCGGGCGGCGTGCTGGTGCGCGCGGGCCACACGGAAGCCGGTTGCGATTTCACGGCGCTCGCGGGCCTCACGCCCGCTGCCGTGATCTGCGAAATCATCAAGGACGACGGCACGATGGCGCGCCTGCCCGACCTGCTGACGTTCGCCGAAGAACATGGCCTGAAGATCGGCACGATCGCCGACCTGATCCACTATCGCAGCCGCACGGAATCGATCGTCGAGCGCGTCTGCGAACGCACGATGCAAACCGTGCACGGCCCGTTCCGCGCGGTGATGTATCTGGACCAGCCGAGCGGCCAGCCGCACATGGCGCTGGTGCGCGGCACGCCTACGCCGGAGCGCGAAACCATGGTGCGCGTGCACGAGCCGCTCTCTGTGCTGGATCTGCTGGAAGTCGGCACGTCCACGCACTCGTGGACGCTCGACGCCGCCATGAAGGAAATTGCCGCGCGCGATCACGGCGTGATCGTGCTGCTGAACTGCGGCGACTCGAAAGAACACATGATCGACGTGTTCAAGGCATTCGACGAAAAGAGCCGGGCCGAGGCGCTCAAGCGCCGCCCGGTGGACTTCAAGACGTATGGCATCGGCGCGCAGATTTTGCGCGAACTCGGTGTCGGCAAGATGCAGGTGCTGTCGAACCCGCGCAAGCTGGGCAGCATGTCCGGCTATGGGCTCGAAGTCACCGGCTTCGTGCCGATGCCGGGCAGCGCGGCCGAAAAGCCGCAGAACTGCTGA
- a CDS encoding transglycosylase SLT domain-containing protein, protein MNAWLSWRPNERIAQVMRGALRQGTRVSHHLFSVVGGFAVLFALTLWLMPSWRLTLATRLMPFITAAVQAGPARLLQGNPLPSFAPQQRSNAAPQDDTLSTSSISSSPTDNPNTAAAAADAGYNVASDNSSFTAPSGSGVSTGLSSAALNGLDPRTLPSVGTIASMIPSQRVSPDARDDRVLVSTREQDLVATFIARRYRVAQEPVSELVRAAFDTGREVGLDPLLLLAVMAIESGFNPYAESGVGAKGLMQVMSTVHSDKFRYFGGQSAALEPLANIKVGAIVLKDCIARGGSLPGGLRLYVGSTSQDDGGYGAKVMAERTRLRDIARGRKVPINSPQSPSTVTASTSTAAASNGANKRVQMTLDGHPLSAAAPVKGAEQDDASANAAKHVAQQPELGA, encoded by the coding sequence ATGAACGCCTGGTTATCGTGGCGTCCCAACGAGCGGATCGCGCAAGTCATGCGCGGCGCGCTGCGTCAAGGGACGCGTGTTAGTCATCATCTATTCAGCGTGGTCGGCGGCTTTGCTGTCCTGTTCGCGCTTACGCTGTGGCTGATGCCGAGCTGGCGCCTGACGCTGGCAACGCGGCTGATGCCCTTCATCACGGCCGCCGTGCAGGCTGGCCCCGCCCGTCTGCTGCAGGGCAACCCGCTGCCGTCGTTCGCGCCTCAACAGCGTAGCAACGCGGCGCCCCAAGACGATACGCTGTCGACCTCGTCCATCTCGTCGAGCCCGACGGACAACCCCAACACGGCGGCTGCCGCCGCTGACGCCGGCTACAACGTCGCCAGCGACAACAGCAGCTTTACGGCTCCTTCCGGCTCGGGCGTGAGCACTGGCCTTTCGTCAGCTGCGCTCAACGGCCTCGATCCACGCACGCTGCCCAGCGTCGGCACGATCGCTTCGATGATTCCGTCGCAACGCGTGTCGCCTGACGCCCGTGACGACCGCGTGCTGGTTTCCACCCGTGAGCAGGACCTCGTCGCGACGTTCATCGCGCGGCGCTACCGCGTCGCTCAGGAGCCCGTCAGCGAGCTCGTGAGGGCGGCGTTCGACACCGGCCGCGAAGTCGGCCTCGACCCGTTGCTGCTGCTCGCCGTGATGGCGATCGAGTCGGGCTTCAACCCGTACGCGGAAAGCGGCGTCGGCGCGAAGGGCCTGATGCAGGTGATGTCGACGGTTCATTCGGACAAGTTCCGGTACTTCGGCGGCCAGAGCGCAGCGCTCGAACCGCTCGCGAACATCAAGGTCGGCGCGATCGTGCTGAAGGATTGCATCGCGCGTGGCGGCTCGTTGCCGGGCGGTCTGCGCCTGTACGTTGGCTCGACGTCGCAGGACGACGGCGGTTACGGCGCGAAGGTGATGGCCGAGCGCACGCGCTTGCGTGATATCGCGCGCGGCCGCAAGGTGCCGATCAACTCGCCTCAGTCACCGTCGACGGTGACGGCTTCGACGTCCACAGCAGCGGCGTCGAATGGTGCGAACAAGCGTGTACAGATGACGCTCGACGGCCACCCTTTGAGCGCCGCAGCGCCGGTGAAGGGCGCGGAGCAGGATGACGCGAGCGCGAACGCAGCGAAGCATGTGGCGCAGCAGCCTGAACTGGGCGCCTGA
- the trmB gene encoding tRNA (guanosine(46)-N7)-methyltransferase TrmB — protein MIHDPNEAGQPRDPSELSSDNPTELPQPAETTDATAPDNALHLRRIRSFVTRAGRVSTGQRRAMDELGPRFVVPYTPGQPDWDAVFGRRAPRILEIGFGMGATTAEIASHRTDDDFLGVEVHEPGVGALLKLMGDQNLSNIRIIQHDAVEVLENMIAPQSLDGVHIFFPDPWHKARHHKRRLIQPKFVALLVSRMKPGAYIHCATDWQNYAEQMLEVLGAEPALENTADGYAPRPDYRPVTKFEKRGLRLGHGVWDLIYKRRPNS, from the coding sequence ATGATTCACGATCCGAACGAAGCCGGTCAGCCGCGCGATCCTTCCGAGCTTTCCAGCGACAACCCGACCGAACTGCCCCAACCGGCCGAAACCACCGACGCCACCGCGCCGGACAACGCGCTGCACCTGCGCCGCATCCGCAGCTTCGTGACGCGCGCGGGCCGCGTATCGACGGGACAGCGCCGCGCGATGGACGAACTCGGCCCGCGCTTCGTCGTGCCCTACACGCCCGGGCAGCCGGACTGGGACGCCGTCTTCGGCCGCCGCGCGCCGCGCATTCTGGAGATCGGGTTCGGCATGGGCGCGACCACGGCCGAGATCGCGTCGCATCGCACCGACGACGACTTTCTCGGCGTCGAAGTGCATGAGCCGGGGGTCGGCGCGCTGCTGAAGCTGATGGGCGACCAGAACCTGTCGAATATCCGCATCATCCAGCACGACGCCGTCGAGGTGCTCGAAAACATGATCGCGCCGCAGAGCCTGGACGGCGTGCACATCTTCTTTCCCGATCCGTGGCACAAGGCGCGCCATCACAAGCGTCGCCTGATCCAGCCGAAGTTCGTCGCGCTGCTGGTGTCGCGCATGAAGCCGGGCGCGTATATCCATTGCGCGACCGACTGGCAGAACTATGCGGAGCAGATGCTCGAAGTGCTCGGCGCGGAGCCTGCCCTGGAGAACACCGCCGACGGTTACGCGCCGCGCCCCGATTATCGTCCCGTGACGAAGTTCGAGAAGCGCGGCCTGCGCCTGGGACATGGCGTGTGGGATCTGATTTACAAACGTCGTCCGAATAGCTGA
- the nusB gene encoding transcription antitermination factor NusB produces the protein MKSARRRSRELATQGLYQWLLSGSPAGEIDAQLRGAQGYDKADHEHLDAILHGVIRDSEALSADLTPCLDRPIDQLSPVERAVLLVAAYELKNHVDIPYRVVINEAVELAKTFGGSDGYKYVNGVLDKLSVKLREAETQAAGRKQ, from the coding sequence ATGAAGAGCGCACGCCGACGCTCCCGCGAACTGGCCACGCAGGGGCTTTATCAGTGGTTGCTGTCGGGTTCGCCGGCAGGTGAGATCGACGCGCAGTTGCGCGGCGCCCAAGGTTACGACAAGGCCGACCACGAACATCTGGACGCGATCCTGCATGGCGTGATCCGCGATTCGGAGGCATTGTCCGCCGACCTCACGCCCTGCCTCGACCGCCCGATCGACCAGTTGTCGCCCGTCGAGCGCGCGGTGCTGCTGGTGGCCGCGTACGAGCTGAAGAATCACGTCGACATTCCGTATCGCGTCGTCATCAACGAGGCGGTCGAACTCGCGAAGACCTTCGGCGGCTCGGACGGCTACAAGTACGTGAATGGCGTGCTCGACAAGCTGTCGGTGAAACTGCGCGAAGCGGAAACGCAGGCGGCCGGCCGCAAGCAGTAA
- a CDS encoding YggT family protein: protein MFGDIARFLLNTIFTLFGAALLLRAWLQFIRMQPYNPVSSAVMQATNWLVLPLRKIIPSTRGIDWASIVATLLTSLVYVVLMVAIVGVDPLGLMPSLLIVALLTVIKWALNLLIWLTILMALLSWLNPRSPAMPILYQLTAPFLDPLRKIMPRLGGIDLSPILLFVIVQVLLMVVTRAAVSLTLFGI, encoded by the coding sequence ATGTTCGGCGATATCGCCCGTTTTCTGCTCAATACCATCTTCACGCTGTTCGGTGCGGCGCTGCTGCTGCGCGCCTGGCTCCAGTTCATCCGCATGCAGCCGTACAACCCGGTGTCGAGCGCGGTGATGCAGGCGACCAACTGGCTCGTGCTGCCGCTGCGCAAGATCATTCCCAGCACGCGCGGGATCGACTGGGCGAGCATCGTCGCCACGCTGCTCACGTCGCTCGTGTATGTCGTGCTGATGGTGGCGATCGTCGGCGTCGATCCGCTTGGGCTGATGCCGTCGCTGCTGATCGTCGCGCTGCTGACCGTGATCAAATGGGCGCTGAACCTGCTGATCTGGCTGACCATCCTGATGGCATTGCTGTCGTGGCTCAACCCGCGTTCGCCCGCCATGCCGATCCTGTATCAGCTGACGGCGCCGTTTCTCGATCCGCTGCGCAAGATCATGCCGCGCCTGGGCGGCATCGACCTTTCGCCGATCCTTTTGTTCGTGATTGTCCAGGTGCTGCTGATGGTCGTCACGCGCGCCGCCGTGTCGCTGACGCTGTTCGGCATCTGA
- a CDS encoding pyridoxal phosphate-dependent aminotransferase → MNSVTEPLVKLAARVDAIQPFYVMELAKEAALLERAGRDIIHMGIGEPDFTAPEPVIEAATRALRSGVTQYTSALGIHPLREAIAGHYKHAYGLDIDPARIVVTAGASAALLLACAALVDRDDEVLMPDPSYPCNRHFVAAAEGKPVLVPSGPVERFQLTANDVERLWNARTRGVLLASPSNPTGTSIEPAELKRIVEAVRARGGFTIVDEIYQGLSYDAPPVSALSFGEDVVTVNSFSKYFNMTGWRLGWLVVPPALVGAFEKLAQNLFICASALAQHAALACFEPDTLAIYEARRLEFKRRRDFIAPALESLGFTVPVMPDGAFYVYADCRSVAHPAAGDSAALTSAMLHDAGIVLVPGMDFGSYQPREYIRLSYATAYSKLEEAVERLRKLFGG, encoded by the coding sequence ATGAACAGCGTGACCGAACCCCTCGTGAAACTGGCCGCCCGCGTCGACGCCATCCAGCCTTTCTATGTGATGGAACTGGCGAAGGAAGCGGCGCTGCTGGAGCGCGCCGGGCGCGACATCATCCATATGGGAATCGGCGAACCCGATTTCACCGCGCCGGAACCCGTGATCGAAGCCGCGACGCGAGCGCTGCGGAGCGGCGTCACGCAGTACACGAGCGCGCTCGGCATTCACCCGCTGCGCGAGGCCATCGCGGGTCATTACAAGCACGCGTATGGTCTGGACATCGATCCGGCGCGAATCGTCGTGACGGCGGGTGCCTCGGCGGCACTGTTGCTGGCGTGCGCGGCGCTCGTCGATCGCGACGACGAAGTGCTGATGCCCGACCCGAGCTATCCGTGCAACCGCCATTTCGTCGCCGCCGCCGAGGGCAAGCCCGTGCTGGTGCCAAGCGGCCCGGTCGAGCGCTTCCAGTTGACGGCCAATGATGTCGAGCGCCTGTGGAATGCGCGCACGCGCGGCGTGCTGCTGGCCTCGCCGTCGAATCCAACGGGCACGTCGATCGAGCCGGCCGAGCTGAAGCGCATCGTCGAAGCGGTCCGCGCGCGCGGCGGCTTCACGATCGTCGACGAGATTTATCAGGGCTTGAGTTATGACGCGCCGCCCGTGTCGGCGCTGTCGTTCGGCGAGGATGTCGTCACCGTCAACAGCTTTTCGAAGTACTTCAACATGACGGGTTGGCGTCTGGGCTGGCTCGTGGTGCCGCCTGCCCTCGTCGGCGCGTTCGAAAAGCTCGCGCAGAATCTGTTCATTTGCGCGTCAGCACTCGCGCAGCACGCGGCGCTCGCCTGCTTCGAGCCGGATACGCTCGCGATCTACGAAGCGCGCCGGCTGGAGTTCAAGCGCCGCCGCGATTTCATCGCACCCGCGCTGGAATCGCTGGGGTTCACGGTGCCCGTCATGCCGGACGGCGCGTTCTATGTCTACGCGGACTGCCGCAGCGTCGCGCACCCGGCCGCCGGCGACAGCGCCGCGCTGACGAGCGCGATGCTGCACGACGCGGGCATCGTGCTCGTGCCGGGCATGGACTTCGGCTCGTATCAGCCGCGCGAGTACATCCGACTGTCGTATGCGACTGCGTATTCGAAGCTCGAAGAGGCCGTCGAGCGTCTGCGGAAGCTGTTCGGCGGGTAG